A stretch of DNA from Spirosoma endbachense:
GAGATTCCTTATTTTTTTGCCGATATTGAAAAACTACTATTGATATCGGAATAACTCAACGAAAAATTAGTGCCGTCAATTGATCCGATTCGCGTCCCGCTTTCTACGATATCATACGAAGACCCACTTGACTTACTGATGGATACTATTCCTCCATCAACATTAGAGGTCTGTCCATTATTGGTAATGGAAAACGATATCGCTAGTTGATTATCACTGTCTTTCGTCACATTTACCCGGCCACTAACACCTGACCTCGGAATCAAGGTTACACCATCATTTACAAAATTGGTAATTTGATAGGTACCGGCCAGGTCCGGTTCAGGGTCTTTCTTGCCAATTTTTTCAGGCAGACAGGCGATCACTAGCCACAATAAGCAAAGGGCAATCCAAACGTTTTTCATGTGCTGGATGGTTAATGGATTAAGTTAATTCCGTATCTGGATCAGACCAGATAGCAACTAATGCGCCTATAGAAGCATATATAGCAGGATAACACCGGCCGCTACGATACCCGCAATCATTCCGCCGAGCGCTAATCCTTTCCCTTTAAACCGGGCTGGTTCTTTGCGAATGCGCGTTAAACTGAGCGCACCAAACACAATGGCTGCTGCTCCTAACAAAAAAGCACCGTAGCCCGTCAGAATGGCGAGTCCCCCGGTTGCAATGGCCACAATAGCGAAGGGGTCCGTTTTTGGGCCGTCATTCTGGGAGTTAGTGGGGCTGTCGTAAGAGGCCCGACTTCCTCCTGATGAGCTGGTATTGTATGAATTAGCGTTTGTACTGAAGCGTTCGACATCGCCATTGGTATATTTTATACTCAGCACATCGCGTTTGGAAATGGTATAATCAGGACCATCCGGCCGATCACATTTCTTGTATTTAATCTCATTGACCCCTATTTCCTTGATCCTGGCCTCAATGACATCGCCACTGCGCAGTACAATCTGGTCGCACTGGGGCGGCACGGTTTTGTTGCGGTGCGGCTGCTTACGTTGACCCTGGGAAGGAGTCTGGTCGACTGCGGTTACGTCTGGATGTGAAAACGTGTTGTCTGCTGGTTGTTCCCAGATGGGTTTTGTAGAAACAGGAACTTCCTCTTTCAACGAAGCCGTTATCTGAGGCTCAACGGGTGGGTTTACCGTGGAATTAGTGACTGCTATCCGCTGATGGGGTACGCGGGGTGTCGGCGTGAAATAGGCATAAGGGGCGCGCTGGCAGGATGAAAAGCTACCCAGTGCAGTAAGTGCTATTAGAAGAACGCTTAGCTTATACAGGGATGAAATCCTAACTGGTAGCGATGTAGCCCTTGTTAGAAAGAGTGTTTTCATAACCGATGGAAGTTTTTTGGAGTGATTAGCGTCAATCACCAGGGCAAAACTATCGGCCAGCTCCAGGGCTAACAATACTGCATTTGTATGATTTTTTAGAGCGAACCGCTGATAGAACGAAGCCGAATTATCACGTTTACTGCGGGATATTGACGTGCACTCGCTCTTTATCTTTGCCTTAGGTGCCTGTTAACGGTATCTGCCTGAGATTGTAACTGAAGCTTCTGGTAGATCGTGAAAATGTGTTTCCGCACCATTGGTGAGCTAATGAAAAGGGCATTCGCTACTTCTTTATGGCTGTAACCCTTCGATAGGCGATCCAGGATTTCACGCTCACGGGGCGTCAGTACGTCCGGTGTGTTGGGCGTGATCGTGTTGCCGGAAAACGAATCGGCGGTTTTTCGGGCAATAGTACTGCTCATGGGTGCCCCGCCTTCGTCCAGTTCGATGATGGCGTCGAGAAGTTTGTGAAGAGGACTCCGTTTGAGAATATATGAGTTAGCCCCTGCTTTAAGCGCGTCAAAAACAGTTTCGTCTTCGTCATACATGGTGCACATCATAACCCGGATGTTCGGGCACAGGTCTTTCAGCTTCTGAACGCAGTCGATACCATTCATGCCCGGCAGGTCAATATCCATCAGGACAACGTCGACACAATGGGGCGGTAAATAGGCGAGTGCCGACTCCGCATCCTCGAATGTAGCCTGAACCCTAAAGCCTTCCGCCCCATCGACCAAAATAGCTAATGACTGTCGTATCGGCTCATTACCATCTACGATAGCCACAGTAATGGGTATTTTCATCCGGCAATAATGGCCCTTTTCCCGCGTCGATGAAATACTGCATTTGTAGTATTTTGTCGGCCTTCTCCGGTCAGTATGGGTACATGATTTGTACGCACGTACCCTCCGGCGAAGACTTAATCGCGAAACTACCACCCGATTCGCTCATTCGATTTTTCATATTCCCCAGCCCGTTTCTGAATCGGGTACGCTCGTTCTGAACAAACCCCTGCCCATTGTCGATTACCTCAATGACTAACTGATCCGCTTCTGGCCGAATAATGAGCGATACCTGGGTAGCCTGCGCATGTTTGACTACGTTATTAAGGGCTTCCTTAACGGTCAAAAATATATTTCGACGATCTCCTCCCCGTATGATAATCTCCTGAGGTGATTCGTTAACCTGTGCCTGTAGCAGCAAATTCGTGTTGTCGAAAAACTCACTGGCATAAGACCGAATATAAGCGATCAAGCCATTGAGGTTATCGTTTTTGGTGTTTAACGACCAGATGATCTCATTCATGGACGTGACCATATCAGATGAGATGCTCGAAATTTTCTCTATTTCGGGCGTGGTGTTGGGGCCCATTCGGGTTTTAATTACTTCACTCAGTAACCCAATGGCCGTGAGAGATGCCCCCAGATCATCGTGCATTTCTTTGGAAATCCGGAGTCGTTCTTTCTGCTGGCCCTGCAACTCTGATTGCGCCACAGCCAGGGCATGAGCGCGTTCGGCCGCCAGCAGGGCATTGGCAGCT
This window harbors:
- a CDS encoding DUF4190 domain-containing protein, with translation MKTLFLTRATSLPVRISSLYKLSVLLIALTALGSFSSCQRAPYAYFTPTPRVPHQRIAVTNSTVNPPVEPQITASLKEEVPVSTKPIWEQPADNTFSHPDVTAVDQTPSQGQRKQPHRNKTVPPQCDQIVLRSGDVIEARIKEIGVNEIKYKKCDRPDGPDYTISKRDVLSIKYTNGDVERFSTNANSYNTSSSGGSRASYDSPTNSQNDGPKTDPFAIVAIATGGLAILTGYGAFLLGAAAIVFGALSLTRIRKEPARFKGKGLALGGMIAGIVAAGVILLYMLL
- a CDS encoding response regulator transcription factor encodes the protein MKIPITVAIVDGNEPIRQSLAILVDGAEGFRVQATFEDAESALAYLPPHCVDVVLMDIDLPGMNGIDCVQKLKDLCPNIRVMMCTMYDEDETVFDALKAGANSYILKRSPLHKLLDAIIELDEGGAPMSSTIARKTADSFSGNTITPNTPDVLTPREREILDRLSKGYSHKEVANALFISSPMVRKHIFTIYQKLQLQSQADTVNRHLRQR